A part of Oculatellaceae cyanobacterium genomic DNA contains:
- a CDS encoding amino acid adenylation domain-containing protein, protein MSNFKLDSKRRALLELLLKEQGVEASSTQRITRRQESNSIPLSFAQQRLWFLEQFDPGASAYNLTGAVLLKGQLNVAVLEQTFNAIAQRHEALRTNFTNVDGKLIQAIAPADACHLNLTIIDLTQLAPNEQQATIQRLAIEEDRQPFDLEKDLLLRTKLLKLDDRQYVLLLTMHHIVSDGWSIGVLIKELAALYEAFSTGKESNLPELPIQYADFAIWQRQWLQGDVLNNQLSYWRQQLEGLPPLLELPTDKPRPAIQTSCGATRAILLPQELTTALKKLSQQEDVTLFMTLLAAFKTLLCRYIGQTDIVVGSTIANRNRSEIEELIGVFINTLVIRTNLSGNPSFRELLRRVREVTLGAYNHQDLPFEKLVEELQPTRSLSRNPLFQVMFQLRNAPMPPLEIPRLNLSLLEVERGTTQFDLSLDMEEVGEKLKASIEYSTDLFDAATITRMLGHLQTILSSIVANPDQSISHLPLLTQAEQQQLLAWNDTKIAYPEVLIHQLFEQQVERTPDAIAVVFEHQQLTYRQLNQKANSLAHYLRKLGVGADDLVGICVERSLDIIISMLGVLKAGGAYLPLDPCYPQQRLAFMLEDAEVSVLLTQQRLLEWLPQCNGKVICLDKWETIASENQDNPAINVKPNNLAYTIYTSGSTGKSKGVQIEHRSLANAYFAWEQAYQLRTTATCHLQMASFSFDVFTGDMVRALCSGGKLVLCPRDLLLSPQMLYQLMVREKIDCAEFVPVVLRNLLQYLETSKQRLDFMKLIVCGSDSWYGSEYKKVREFCSEQTIVINSFGLTEATIDNSYFESTAIDLLGDQLLPIGRPFANTQIYILDQHLQPVPINVPGELYISGAGLARGYLNRPELTAEKFIDHSFNGSNQSLRLYKTGDLARYLPDGNIEFIGRLDYQVKIRGFRIELAEIEAVLSQHVAVQSSVVVDREDESGSKRLIAYVVPHSGKSPTTSELHQFLQERLPDYMIPAAFVVLEELPLTPNGKVDRNSLPTLDLSRPELETALVVPRSSVEEQLASIWAEVLGIKQVGIHDNFFELGGDSILSIQIISKANQAGLQLTPKLLFQHQTIAELAVVVGTTQTLQAEQNLVVGQLPLTPIQHWFFEEDFADPHHWNQAVLLEVRQPVNVTLLQQAIQQLLLHHDALRLRFVQSESGWQQFNAEPDNIVPFTQIDLSALSVDEQKNAIASTASEIQASLNLAQGSIVRVALFDLGATQASRLLIVIHHLAVDGVSWRILISDLQTAYEQLNRGEAIKLPAKTTSFKYWAESLVNYAQSSTLHSELNYWLALQKPVSCLPVDYPEGSNTVATAANVSVLLSQEETQALLQEVPKTYRTEINDVLLTALVQAFAQWTNNSKLLVDLEGHGREEIFDDVDSSRTVGWFTSVFPVLLQLTDAANPGEALKAVKEQLRSIPNRGIGYGILRYLSNIAQQLHTCPKAEVNFNYFGQLDQALPESSLFGLTQDPSGSAFSPKGNRSYLLEINGFVSGGKLQIDWTYSEKIYRRATVERLAESYLDFLRSLISHCQSPEAGGYTPSDFSEFQWSQWDQSDLDEILTAIGEV, encoded by the coding sequence ATGAGCAATTTTAAACTTGACTCTAAAAGACGGGCATTACTGGAATTATTGCTCAAAGAACAAGGTGTAGAAGCTTCATCTACTCAAAGAATTACTCGCAGACAAGAAAGCAATTCTATTCCGTTATCATTTGCTCAACAAAGGTTGTGGTTTCTAGAGCAATTCGATCCTGGGGCATCTGCTTATAACTTAACTGGTGCTGTGCTGTTGAAAGGACAGTTAAATGTAGCTGTTTTGGAGCAGACTTTTAATGCGATCGCACAGCGTCACGAAGCATTACGAACTAATTTCACTAATGTTGATGGTAAATTGATTCAAGCGATCGCGCCTGCGGATGCTTGTCACTTAAATTTAACAATTATTGATTTAACTCAATTAGCACCAAACGAACAACAAGCAACAATTCAGCGTTTAGCTATTGAGGAAGATAGACAACCATTTGATTTAGAAAAAGATCTTTTATTAAGAACAAAGTTGCTGAAATTAGATGATCGGCAATACGTCTTACTGTTGACAATGCACCACATTGTCTCAGATGGTTGGTCTATAGGTGTGCTGATTAAAGAATTAGCAGCATTATATGAAGCTTTTTCTACTGGTAAAGAATCTAATTTACCAGAGTTACCAATTCAGTATGCAGACTTTGCTATCTGGCAGAGACAATGGTTACAAGGCGATGTACTGAACAATCAGCTATCTTACTGGCGGCAACAACTAGAGGGATTACCACCTTTATTAGAACTGCCAACTGATAAACCTAGACCTGCAATCCAAACAAGTTGCGGTGCTACGCGAGCAATCTTACTACCCCAAGAATTAACTACAGCACTGAAAAAACTCAGTCAGCAGGAGGATGTAACTTTGTTTATGACCCTCTTGGCGGCATTTAAAACGTTGCTGTGTCGCTACATAGGGCAGACAGATATAGTTGTAGGTTCTACAATTGCTAACCGCAACCGCTCTGAAATTGAAGAACTAATTGGAGTTTTTATTAATACATTAGTTATTCGCACAAATTTATCGGGTAATCCTAGTTTTCGTGAGTTGTTGCGACGAGTGCGCGAGGTGACGCTAGGAGCATACAATCATCAAGATTTACCGTTTGAAAAGTTAGTAGAAGAATTACAGCCTACTCGTAGTCTTAGCCGTAATCCCTTATTTCAGGTAATGTTCCAATTAAGGAACGCGCCTATGCCTCCTTTAGAAATACCTAGATTAAATTTAAGTTTGCTGGAAGTTGAGCGGGGAACAACCCAGTTTGATTTGAGTTTAGATATGGAGGAAGTAGGAGAAAAATTAAAGGCATCAATTGAATACAGCACTGATTTATTTGACGCAGCAACTATTACTAGAATGCTGGGGCATTTGCAAACAATACTTTCAAGTATTGTTGCCAATCCCGATCAAAGCATTTCTCATTTACCGTTGCTGACACAGGCAGAGCAGCAGCAATTATTAGCATGGAATGATACTAAAATTGCCTATCCAGAAGTATTAATTCATCAGTTATTTGAGCAGCAAGTAGAGCGTACACCTGATGCGATCGCCGTAGTTTTTGAGCATCAACAACTTACTTACCGACAACTGAATCAAAAAGCTAATTCATTAGCGCATTACTTACGAAAATTGGGCGTAGGTGCTGATGATTTAGTGGGGATTTGTGTAGAGCGATCGCTCGACATTATCATATCGATGCTAGGCGTACTCAAAGCAGGTGGCGCTTATTTACCATTAGATCCCTGTTATCCTCAGCAGCGTTTAGCATTCATGTTAGAGGATGCTGAAGTTTCTGTTTTATTAACTCAACAGCGACTTTTAGAGTGGCTACCACAATGCAATGGTAAAGTCATTTGCTTGGATAAATGGGAAACTATAGCATCTGAAAATCAAGACAATCCTGCAATTAATGTTAAGCCTAATAATTTAGCTTATACAATCTATACCTCTGGTTCCACAGGTAAATCTAAAGGCGTGCAGATCGAACATCGCAGCCTTGCTAATGCTTACTTTGCTTGGGAACAAGCTTACCAACTCCGAACCACTGCAACTTGTCACCTGCAAATGGCAAGCTTCTCATTCGATGTCTTTACTGGAGACATGGTGCGGGCTTTGTGTTCTGGGGGTAAGTTGGTGCTATGTCCGCGTGACTTGCTATTGTCTCCCCAAATGCTTTATCAGCTAATGGTGCGGGAAAAAATCGACTGTGCAGAATTTGTGCCTGTCGTTTTAAGGAACTTACTGCAATATTTAGAGACAAGCAAACAGCGCCTCGACTTTATGAAACTAATTGTCTGTGGTTCAGACAGTTGGTATGGCTCAGAGTACAAAAAAGTGCGTGAATTTTGTAGCGAACAAACAATAGTAATTAACTCTTTTGGTTTAACAGAAGCTACTATTGATAATTCCTATTTTGAAAGCACAGCCATAGATTTACTAGGCGATCAGTTGCTACCTATTGGTAGACCTTTTGCTAATACTCAGATTTATATCTTAGATCAGCACCTACAGCCAGTCCCGATTAATGTACCTGGCGAACTATATATTAGTGGTGCAGGTTTGGCGCGTGGTTATTTAAATCGCCCTGAATTAACCGCAGAAAAGTTTATTGATCATTCTTTTAATGGCTCAAATCAAAGTTTACGTTTGTATAAAACCGGAGATTTAGCTCGCTATTTACCTGACGGTAATATTGAATTTATTGGTCGCCTCGATTATCAAGTAAAAATTCGCGGTTTCCGTATTGAGCTAGCAGAAATTGAAGCTGTATTGTCTCAGCACGTAGCTGTCCAATCTTCTGTTGTTGTGGATCGAGAGGACGAATCGGGAAGCAAGCGACTTATAGCGTATGTTGTTCCGCATTCAGGCAAATCGCCAACAACTAGCGAACTGCACCAATTTTTACAAGAGCGTTTACCTGATTACATGATCCCTGCTGCTTTTGTCGTGTTAGAAGAATTACCACTAACACCGAATGGTAAAGTAGATAGGAACTCGCTACCAACTTTAGATTTAAGTAGACCAGAACTAGAAACAGCTTTAGTAGTTCCTCGCAGTAGTGTAGAAGAACAACTAGCTAGTATCTGGGCAGAAGTTCTTGGCATTAAACAGGTAGGTATCCACGACAACTTTTTTGAGTTGGGTGGCGATTCTATCCTGAGTATTCAAATTATTTCTAAAGCTAATCAAGCAGGATTACAACTAACGCCTAAACTGTTATTCCAGCATCAAACAATTGCCGAGTTAGCAGTAGTAGTAGGTACAACCCAAACACTTCAAGCTGAACAAAATTTAGTAGTTGGTCAACTACCTTTAACACCAATTCAACATTGGTTCTTTGAGGAAGATTTTGCCGATCCTCATCACTGGAATCAAGCAGTTTTGTTAGAAGTGCGGCAACCAGTTAATGTAACTTTGTTGCAACAAGCCATACAGCAGTTATTGTTACATCACGATGCTTTACGCTTAAGGTTTGTGCAATCAGAATCGGGTTGGCAACAATTTAATGCAGAACCCGATAATATTGTGCCGTTTACACAGATAGATTTATCAGCACTATCAGTCGATGAACAAAAAAATGCGATCGCATCTACCGCCAGCGAAATCCAAGCTAGTTTAAATTTAGCCCAAGGGTCAATAGTACGGGTAGCTTTGTTTGATTTAGGCGCAACCCAAGCAAGTCGCTTATTAATTGTGATCCATCATTTAGCGGTTGATGGTGTTTCTTGGAGAATTTTAATATCCGATTTACAAACAGCTTACGAACAGTTAAATCGTGGTGAAGCGATCAAACTGCCAGCAAAAACAACTTCTTTTAAATATTGGGCTGAAAGTTTAGTAAACTACGCGCAATCTTCAACCTTGCACTCAGAGTTAAATTACTGGTTAGCATTACAAAAACCTGTTAGTTGCTTACCAGTAGACTATCCAGAAGGAAGTAATACAGTAGCAACAGCCGCTAATGTTTCTGTATTGCTGAGTCAGGAAGAAACTCAAGCCTTATTGCAAGAAGTTCCTAAAACTTATCGCACAGAAATTAATGATGTATTATTAACAGCATTAGTTCAAGCTTTTGCCCAGTGGACAAACAACAGCAAATTACTTGTAGATTTAGAAGGACACGGGCGCGAAGAAATTTTTGATGATGTAGATTCATCGCGTACTGTTGGTTGGTTTACTTCTGTATTTCCAGTGTTGTTGCAACTTACAGATGCAGCTAACCCTGGAGAAGCTTTGAAGGCAGTAAAAGAACAGTTGCGTAGTATTCCCAATCGTGGCATCGGCTATGGGATTTTACGCTACTTGAGTAACATTGCTCAACAACTGCACACCTGTCCAAAGGCAGAGGTCAATTTTAATTACTTTGGACAACTTGACCAAGCTTTACCAGAATCATCTTTATTTGGATTAACTCAAGATCCATCTGGTTCCGCATTTAGTCCTAAAGGAAATCGCTCTTATTTATTAGAAATTAACGGTTTTGTTAGCGGTGGAAAATTACAAATTGATTGGACATACAGCGAGAAAATTTATCGACGTGCAACAGTTGAGCGTTTAGCTGAGAGTTATTTAGATTTTTTGCGATCGCTTATTTCCCACTGTCAATCTCCCGAAGCTGGAGGCTATACCCCTTCTGACTTCTCCGAGTTTCAGTGGAGTCAATGGGATCAATCAGATTTAGACGAAATTTTAACAGCAATAGGAGAGGTTTAA